Proteins encoded in a region of the Streptomyces violaceoruber genome:
- a CDS encoding TetR/AcrR family transcriptional regulator: MSTAAETTGGDIEPWEEVTPDAARRLLVAAVEAFAERGYHATTTRDIAGRAGMSPAALYIHYKTKEELLHRISRIGHTRAVAILRSAAQGEGSAAERLADAVSSFVRWHAGRRTTARVVQYELDALGPEAREEILTLRRQCDAAVRGIIDDGVAAGEFDVPDVKGTTLAVLSLCIDVARWFNVNGPRTPDEVGALYADLVLRMVGAEPSGATAQR; the protein is encoded by the coding sequence ATGAGTACGGCGGCCGAGACGACGGGCGGCGACATCGAGCCGTGGGAAGAGGTCACGCCCGACGCGGCCCGGCGGCTCCTGGTGGCCGCCGTGGAGGCGTTCGCCGAACGCGGGTACCACGCGACCACGACCCGCGACATCGCCGGACGGGCCGGCATGAGCCCGGCCGCGCTCTACATCCACTACAAGACCAAGGAAGAGCTGCTCCACCGGATCAGCCGCATCGGCCACACCCGGGCGGTGGCCATCCTGCGCTCCGCGGCCCAGGGCGAGGGCAGTGCGGCCGAACGGCTCGCCGACGCCGTGAGCTCCTTCGTCCGCTGGCACGCCGGGCGGCGTACGACCGCGCGGGTCGTGCAGTACGAGCTGGACGCCCTCGGTCCCGAGGCCCGGGAGGAGATCCTCACGCTCCGCCGGCAGTGCGACGCCGCGGTCCGCGGCATCATCGACGACGGCGTGGCCGCGGGCGAGTTCGACGTGCCGGACGTCAAGGGCACCACGCTGGCCGTGCTCTCCCTCTGCATCGACGTGGCCCGCTGGTTCAACGTGAACGGCCCCCGCACGCCCGACGAGGTCGGCGCGCTCTACGCCGACCTCGTGCTGCGCATGGTGGGTGCCGAACCGTCCGGGGCGACGGCTCAGAGGTAG
- a CDS encoding MaoC family dehydratase → MAEPRIFASADEVKAAVGEQLGYTDWLEVDQKRIDLFAEATGDHQWIHVDPERAAAGPFGGTIAHGYLTLSLLPLFGPQLIRVDGVKMGVNYGTNKVRFPSPVPVGSRLRATAVITGVEDVKGGIQVSVAFTVEREGGDKPVCVAESVSRYYL, encoded by the coding sequence ATGGCAGAGCCGAGGATCTTCGCGTCCGCCGACGAGGTGAAGGCGGCGGTGGGCGAGCAGTTGGGGTACACCGACTGGCTGGAGGTCGACCAGAAGCGGATCGACCTGTTCGCCGAGGCGACCGGCGACCACCAGTGGATCCACGTGGACCCGGAGAGGGCGGCCGCGGGCCCGTTCGGCGGCACCATCGCGCACGGCTATCTGACCCTGTCGCTGCTCCCGCTCTTCGGACCGCAGCTGATCCGGGTCGACGGCGTGAAGATGGGCGTCAACTACGGCACCAACAAGGTCCGCTTCCCCTCCCCCGTCCCGGTCGGCTCGCGGCTGCGCGCCACGGCGGTCATCACCGGCGTCGAGGACGTCAAGGGAGGGATCCAGGTGAGCGTCGCCTTCACCGTGGAGCGCGAGGGCGGCGACAAGCCGGTGTGCGTCGCCGAGTCGGTTTCGCGCTACTACCTCTGA
- the soxR gene encoding redox-sensitive transcriptional activator SoxR → MPQIPEKIQELTVGQLADRSGAAVSALHFYESKGLITSRRTSGNQRRFARDALRRVAFVRAAQRVGIPLATIREALAELPEGRTPTEDDWARLSESWRSELDERIKQLNRLRDHLTDCIGCGCLSLETCVLSNPDDAFGERSAGSRLLVERRGSTARGGRAPSRAREPEVPCCGD, encoded by the coding sequence GTGCCTCAGATTCCAGAGAAGATCCAAGAGCTCACGGTCGGCCAGCTCGCCGACCGCAGCGGCGCCGCGGTCTCCGCCTTGCACTTCTACGAGTCCAAGGGTCTGATCACCAGTCGTCGCACCTCGGGCAACCAGCGGCGCTTCGCCCGTGACGCGCTGCGCCGGGTCGCCTTCGTCCGTGCGGCGCAGCGGGTCGGCATCCCGCTGGCCACGATCCGCGAGGCGCTCGCCGAACTGCCGGAGGGGCGCACGCCCACCGAGGACGACTGGGCCCGGCTCTCCGAGTCCTGGCGCTCCGAGCTGGACGAGCGCATCAAACAGCTCAACCGGCTGCGCGACCACCTCACCGACTGCATCGGCTGCGGCTGCCTGTCCCTGGAAACCTGCGTCCTGTCCAACCCCGACGACGCCTTCGGCGAACGCAGTGCGGGCTCCCGCCTGCTCGTGGAGCGCCGCGGCTCCACCGCCAGGGGCGGCCGGGCGCCGAGCCGCGCCCGGGAACCGGAAGTGCCGTGCTGCGGCGACTGA
- a CDS encoding 3-keto-5-aminohexanoate cleavage protein: protein MVQLCVNGARTSADGAVVPLSPEAVADSVAEAVAAGATDVHVHPKTPCGRDTLSPRVLAATLEAIRARVPASVPVGVTTGAWAEPGPAARVARIRSWTALPDHASVNWHEPGAEEVAAALIERGVAVEAGIWSGTEGAALFRRSPLGPRVLRVLAEVTDPDPAAARDSAHALLARLGTAHGRPVLLHGEEGGAWPVLRLAGRLGLATRIGLEDTLRLPDGGRAASNAELVTAGTREWAAARRGHD, encoded by the coding sequence ATGGTGCAGCTGTGTGTGAACGGGGCGCGGACGAGCGCCGACGGTGCCGTGGTGCCGCTGTCGCCGGAGGCGGTCGCCGACTCGGTGGCCGAAGCGGTCGCCGCCGGAGCCACCGACGTCCACGTCCACCCGAAGACACCGTGCGGGCGGGACACGCTGTCGCCGCGCGTGCTCGCGGCGACGCTGGAGGCGATCAGGGCGCGGGTCCCGGCGTCGGTGCCGGTCGGCGTCACGACGGGCGCCTGGGCCGAGCCCGGTCCGGCGGCCCGGGTCGCGCGGATCCGGAGCTGGACGGCGCTGCCCGACCACGCCTCGGTCAACTGGCACGAGCCGGGCGCCGAGGAGGTCGCCGCCGCGCTGATCGAACGCGGGGTCGCGGTGGAGGCGGGCATCTGGTCCGGCACGGAGGGGGCGGCCCTGTTCCGGCGCTCACCGCTCGGGCCGAGGGTCCTGCGGGTGCTGGCGGAGGTGACGGACCCCGACCCGGCGGCCGCGCGGGACTCCGCGCACGCCCTGCTGGCCCGCCTCGGCACGGCCCACGGCCGCCCCGTCCTGCTGCACGGCGAGGAGGGCGGCGCCTGGCCGGTGCTGCGCCTGGCGGGCCGGCTGGGCCTGGCGACCCGGATCGGCCTGGAGGACACCCTGCGCCTGCCGGACGGCGGCCGGGCCGCCTCCAACGCCGAGCTGGTGACCGCGGGGACGAGGGAGTGGGCCGCGGCCCGCCGAGGCCACGACTGA
- a CDS encoding penicillin acylase family protein, whose translation MPRRTPRNALDRLRTPRGFHGFLKTASVCALVAGLLSPLSPAMAAGNATAEVTAAEAAPNDHCGGQCSDILPPGQNGDATLAQILLNQAFGTQPAHAEDQLGPYANLATGYSGLTNDKINTFFNDASFGVPDGQAASTVRPAGRDDVTIVRDKKTGVPHITGTTRYGTEFGAGYAAAQDRLWLMDLFRHVGRGQLTPFAGGAPANQGLEQQFWRSAPYTEADLEAQIESAAAKAGERGELALADVDAYVAGVNAYIDASDKGRYFPGEYVLTGHKDAITNAGTIEHFKRSDLIALASVIGSLFGAGGGGEVNNALSLLAAQEKYGVAEGTEVWESFRQRNDPEAVLTQQDGSFPYLPTPDDPQGLALPDAGSVEPEPLVYDRTGSAGAAGATGASAKSAEAAVTSARRGMSNALVVSGEHTASGHPVAVFGPQTGYFAPQLLMLQEIQGPGISARGASFAGLSMYVELGRGQDYAWSATTSGQDIIDTYAVELCQDDYHYLYRGTCTPMEKVERHNAWKPTVADSTAAGSYTMRVWRTKYGPVESRATVGGKKVAYTTLRSSYLHEADSIIGFQMLNDPDYLNSPERFQGAVQHINYTFNWFYADSEHTAYYNSGDNPVRADGVDAEFPVWARSAYEWQGWDPADNTARYTGASAHPQSVDQDYYISWNNKQARDYPAASWGNGSVHRGNLLDDRVKKLVEGGGVTRTALVKAMAEAALADLRAEDVLPDLLKVVESAPVTDPAAKTAVAGLKAWLSAGGLRAETSAGSKKYAHADAIRTLDAWWPLLVKAEFEPGLGTDLYTALTRNLPVDESPSAAHGPTGAHAGSAFQYGWWSYVDKDIRSVLGESVKGPLARPYCGGGDLAACRDSLVSTLKEAAGRTAAQVYPGDDNCSAGDQWCADSVIHRTLGGIKHGGISWQNRPTYQQVVEFTSHR comes from the coding sequence ATGCCACGGCGCACCCCACGCAACGCCCTCGACAGACTGAGAACTCCCCGCGGCTTCCACGGGTTCCTGAAGACCGCATCCGTATGCGCCCTCGTTGCCGGACTTTTGTCACCGCTTTCCCCGGCGATGGCCGCCGGGAACGCGACCGCCGAGGTCACGGCCGCCGAAGCGGCCCCCAACGACCACTGCGGCGGCCAGTGTTCCGACATCCTGCCGCCCGGCCAGAACGGCGACGCCACCCTCGCCCAGATCCTCCTCAACCAGGCCTTCGGCACCCAGCCCGCGCACGCCGAGGACCAGCTGGGCCCCTACGCGAACCTCGCCACCGGCTACTCCGGCCTCACCAACGACAAGATCAACACCTTCTTCAACGACGCCTCCTTCGGCGTCCCGGACGGCCAGGCCGCCTCCACCGTCCGCCCCGCCGGACGCGACGACGTCACCATCGTCCGCGACAAGAAGACCGGCGTGCCGCACATCACCGGCACCACCCGCTACGGCACCGAGTTCGGCGCCGGCTACGCGGCCGCTCAGGACCGGCTCTGGCTCATGGACCTCTTCCGGCACGTCGGACGCGGCCAGTTGACCCCGTTCGCCGGCGGCGCCCCCGCCAACCAGGGCCTGGAGCAGCAGTTCTGGCGCAGTGCCCCCTACACCGAGGCGGACCTGGAGGCGCAGATCGAGAGCGCCGCCGCCAAGGCCGGGGAACGCGGCGAGCTGGCCCTGGCCGACGTGGACGCCTACGTCGCCGGTGTCAACGCCTACATCGACGCCTCCGACAAGGGCCGCTACTTCCCCGGCGAGTACGTCCTGACCGGCCACAAGGACGCCATCACCAACGCCGGCACCATCGAGCACTTCAAGCGCTCCGACCTGATCGCGCTGGCCTCCGTCATCGGCTCCCTCTTCGGCGCGGGCGGCGGCGGCGAGGTCAACAACGCGCTCTCCCTCCTCGCCGCCCAGGAGAAGTACGGCGTCGCCGAGGGCACCGAGGTCTGGGAGTCCTTCCGCCAGCGCAACGACCCCGAGGCCGTCCTCACCCAGCAGGACGGCAGTTTCCCCTACCTGCCCACCCCGGACGACCCGCAGGGCCTCGCCCTGCCCGACGCCGGGTCGGTCGAGCCGGAACCGCTGGTGTACGACCGTACGGGCAGTGCCGGGGCGGCGGGCGCGACCGGTGCCTCCGCCAAGTCCGCGGAAGCGGCGGTGACCTCGGCGCGGCGCGGCATGTCCAACGCCCTGGTCGTCAGCGGCGAGCACACCGCGAGCGGCCACCCGGTCGCCGTCTTCGGACCCCAGACCGGCTACTTCGCGCCGCAACTGCTCATGCTCCAGGAGATCCAGGGCCCCGGCATCAGCGCCCGCGGCGCCTCCTTCGCGGGCCTGAGCATGTACGTCGAACTCGGCCGCGGCCAGGACTACGCCTGGAGCGCGACCACCTCCGGCCAGGACATCATCGACACCTACGCGGTCGAGCTGTGCCAGGACGACTACCACTACCTCTACCGCGGCACCTGCACGCCCATGGAGAAGGTCGAGCGGCACAACGCCTGGAAGCCCACCGTCGCCGACTCCACCGCGGCCGGCTCCTACACGATGCGCGTCTGGCGCACCAAGTACGGACCGGTCGAGTCCCGGGCCACGGTCGGCGGCAAGAAGGTCGCCTACACCACCCTGCGCTCCTCCTACCTCCACGAGGCCGACTCCATCATCGGCTTCCAGATGCTGAACGACCCGGACTACCTCAACAGCCCCGAGCGCTTCCAGGGCGCCGTCCAGCACATCAACTACACCTTCAACTGGTTCTACGCCGACTCCGAGCACACCGCGTACTACAACAGCGGCGACAACCCGGTGCGGGCCGACGGCGTCGACGCCGAGTTCCCGGTCTGGGCCCGGTCCGCGTACGAGTGGCAGGGCTGGGACCCGGCCGACAACACCGCCCGGTACACCGGCGCGTCCGCCCACCCGCAGTCGGTCGACCAGGACTACTACATCTCCTGGAACAACAAGCAGGCCAGGGACTACCCGGCCGCCTCCTGGGGCAACGGCTCCGTGCACCGCGGCAACCTGCTCGACGACCGGGTGAAGAAGCTGGTCGAGGGCGGCGGCGTCACGCGCACCGCGCTGGTGAAGGCCATGGCCGAAGCGGCCCTCGCCGACCTGCGGGCCGAGGACGTCCTGCCCGACCTGCTGAAGGTGGTCGAGTCCGCGCCGGTGACCGACCCGGCGGCGAAGACGGCCGTGGCCGGGCTGAAGGCGTGGCTGTCCGCGGGCGGCCTGCGCGCGGAGACCTCGGCGGGCTCGAAGAAGTACGCCCACGCCGACGCGATCCGCACCCTGGACGCCTGGTGGCCGCTGCTGGTGAAGGCCGAGTTCGAACCCGGGCTGGGCACCGACCTGTACACCGCCCTCACCCGCAACCTGCCCGTCGACGAGTCCCCGTCCGCCGCCCACGGCCCGACCGGCGCCCACGCCGGCAGCGCCTTCCAGTACGGCTGGTGGAGCTATGTCGACAAGGACATCCGATCCGTGCTCGGTGAGTCCGTCAAGGGTCCGCTGGCGCGTCCGTACTGCGGCGGCGGCGACCTCGCCGCCTGCCGGGACTCCCTGGTCTCCACCCTGAAGGAGGCGGCGGGCCGCACGGCCGCCCAGGTCTATCCCGGCGACGACAACTGCTCGGCGGGGGACCAGTGGTGCGCCGACTCGGTGATCCACCGCACCCTAGGAGGCATCAAGCACGGCGGCATCAGCTGGCAGAACCGGCCGACCTACCAGCAGGTCGTGGAGTTCACCTCCCACCGGTGA
- a CDS encoding exo-beta-N-acetylmuramidase NamZ family protein produces MTLSRRNLLATTAAVAASTTAATAAGTAHAAPAGHGGAGRRLRTGFERLADDGYARLDGQKVGVVTNPTGITRDVRHIVDVMHADDRVNLTAVFGPEHGFRGTAQAGGSEGRYDDPATGLPVYDTYLKSGQPLADVFTASGVDTVVFDIQDVGARFYTYIWTLFDCMEAAGLAGKRFVVLDRPNPVTGREALGPVLHKEFATFVGRQPIAQAHGMTVAELALLFNGEFLPSPVPLETVTMTGWKRSEFYDAYGLPWVPPSPNMPTPECALVYSGTCLFEGTNLSEGRGTTRPFELLGAEGIDGGWAAAANDVGLPGVRFREAYFAPTFSKFQGKTVGGVQLHVHDRAAFDPVRTGIALLVTARQAWDGFAWRSDNWIDKLTGSTRVRTMIDAGADTDEVVHGWERELAAFRRTRRQYLLYR; encoded by the coding sequence ATGACGCTGTCCAGACGGAACCTGCTCGCCACGACGGCCGCGGTGGCGGCCAGCACCACCGCTGCCACGGCGGCGGGCACGGCCCACGCGGCACCCGCGGGCCACGGAGGCGCCGGCCGCCGGCTGCGCACCGGCTTCGAGCGCCTCGCCGACGACGGCTACGCCCGGCTCGACGGACAGAAGGTCGGCGTCGTCACCAACCCGACCGGCATCACCCGGGACGTGCGCCACATCGTCGACGTCATGCACGCCGACGACCGGGTGAACCTGACCGCCGTCTTCGGCCCCGAGCACGGCTTCCGCGGTACGGCGCAGGCGGGCGGCTCCGAGGGCCGCTACGACGACCCCGCCACCGGGCTGCCGGTCTACGACACGTACCTGAAGAGCGGGCAGCCGCTCGCTGACGTGTTCACGGCGTCCGGCGTGGACACCGTCGTCTTCGACATCCAGGACGTGGGCGCGCGCTTCTACACGTACATCTGGACGCTGTTCGACTGCATGGAGGCGGCCGGGCTCGCGGGGAAGCGGTTCGTGGTCCTGGACCGCCCGAACCCGGTGACCGGACGGGAGGCCCTCGGCCCGGTCCTGCACAAGGAGTTCGCGACCTTCGTCGGGCGGCAGCCGATCGCGCAGGCGCACGGCATGACGGTCGCCGAGCTGGCGCTGCTCTTCAACGGCGAGTTCCTGCCGTCGCCGGTGCCGCTGGAGACGGTGACGATGACGGGCTGGAAGCGGTCGGAGTTCTACGACGCCTACGGGCTGCCCTGGGTGCCGCCGAGCCCGAACATGCCCACGCCGGAGTGCGCGCTGGTGTACTCGGGGACCTGCCTGTTCGAGGGCACGAACCTCTCCGAAGGGCGCGGCACCACCCGCCCGTTCGAACTGCTGGGCGCCGAGGGCATCGACGGAGGCTGGGCCGCCGCCGCGAACGACGTCGGCCTGCCGGGAGTGCGCTTCAGGGAGGCGTACTTCGCGCCCACCTTCTCCAAGTTCCAGGGGAAGACCGTCGGCGGTGTGCAGCTCCACGTGCACGACCGGGCCGCGTTCGACCCGGTGCGCACCGGAATCGCCCTCCTGGTGACCGCCAGGCAGGCCTGGGACGGCTTCGCCTGGCGGTCGGACAACTGGATCGACAAGCTCACCGGGTCCACCCGGGTACGCACGATGATCGACGCGGGCGCGGACACCGACGAGGTGGTGCACGGCTGGGAGAGGGAACTGGCGGCGTTCAGAAGGACCCGCCGCCAGTACCTGCTCTACCGGTGA
- a CDS encoding SDR family oxidoreductase: MVEAVQDAGVVVTGAGGGIGAALARRFAAEGARVVVNDLDAARAKDVADEIGGIAVPGDASAIVAEARAALGGTVDVYCANAGVGSEGSQAAGEAVWALAWDVNVMAHVRAAHELLPDWLERGSGRFVSTVSAAGLLTMIGAAPYSVTKHGAYAFAEWLSLTYRHRGIKVHAICPQGVRTDMLAASGSAGDLVLRPTAIEPADVADALFQGIEEDRFLILPHPEVAGYYQARAADPDRWLHGMNRLQRQWEETTAR; encoded by the coding sequence ATGGTGGAAGCCGTCCAGGATGCCGGAGTCGTCGTCACCGGGGCGGGAGGCGGCATCGGGGCCGCGCTGGCCCGCCGCTTCGCCGCCGAGGGAGCCAGGGTCGTCGTCAACGACCTGGACGCGGCCCGGGCGAAGGACGTCGCCGACGAGATCGGCGGCATCGCGGTCCCCGGCGACGCCTCGGCGATCGTCGCCGAGGCGCGTGCGGCGCTGGGCGGCACGGTCGACGTGTACTGCGCCAACGCGGGCGTCGGGTCCGAGGGTTCGCAGGCCGCGGGGGAGGCCGTCTGGGCGCTCGCCTGGGACGTCAACGTCATGGCCCACGTGCGGGCGGCCCACGAGCTGCTCCCCGACTGGCTGGAGCGCGGCAGCGGCCGCTTCGTCTCCACCGTGTCGGCCGCCGGGCTGCTCACCATGATCGGGGCCGCCCCCTACAGCGTCACCAAGCACGGCGCGTACGCCTTCGCCGAGTGGCTGTCCCTGACCTACCGCCATCGCGGGATCAAGGTGCACGCCATCTGTCCGCAAGGGGTGCGCACCGACATGCTGGCCGCCAGCGGCAGCGCGGGCGACCTGGTGCTGCGGCCCACCGCGATCGAACCGGCGGACGTCGCGGACGCCCTGTTCCAGGGCATCGAGGAGGACCGCTTCCTCATCCTGCCGCACCCCGAGGTGGCCGGGTACTACCAGGCCCGGGCGGCCGACCCCGACCGCTGGCTGCACGGCATGAACCGGCTCCAGCGGCAGTGGGAGGAGACGACCGCCCGGTGA
- a CDS encoding TetR/AcrR family transcriptional regulator produces MPRTTDGDGTPVPQRLLAAATRLFAEQGYDRTSVQEIVEAAGVTKGALYHYFGSKDDLLHEVYARVLRLQQERLDAFADADEPVEKRVRDAAADVVVTTIENLDDASIFFRSMHQLSPEKNKQVRAERRRYHERFRALIEEGQRTGVFTKEIPADLVVDYHFGSIHHLSTWYRPDGPLSPQEVADHLAGLLLRALRP; encoded by the coding sequence GTGCCCAGGACCACGGACGGGGACGGCACTCCGGTGCCGCAGCGGCTCCTGGCCGCCGCCACCCGGCTCTTCGCCGAGCAGGGCTACGACCGCACCTCGGTACAGGAGATCGTCGAGGCGGCGGGCGTCACCAAGGGCGCGCTCTACCACTACTTCGGCTCCAAGGACGACCTTCTGCACGAGGTGTACGCGCGCGTGCTGCGCCTCCAGCAGGAACGCCTGGACGCCTTCGCGGACGCCGACGAGCCGGTCGAGAAGCGGGTGCGGGACGCGGCGGCCGACGTCGTCGTCACGACCATCGAGAACCTCGACGACGCGTCGATCTTCTTCCGCTCCATGCACCAGCTCAGCCCGGAGAAGAACAAACAGGTGCGCGCGGAGCGCCGGCGCTACCACGAGCGCTTCCGCGCGCTGATCGAGGAGGGGCAGCGGACCGGCGTCTTCACCAAGGAGATTCCGGCCGACCTGGTGGTGGACTACCACTTCGGGTCCATCCACCACCTGTCCACCTGGTACCGCCCCGACGGGCCGCTCAGCCCGCAGGAGGTCGCCGACCACCTCGCCGGCCTGCTGCTGCGCGCCCTGCGCCCCTGA
- a CDS encoding acyl-CoA dehydrogenase — translation MDFAYDAHTEELRARLLAFMDEYVYPAEQVAHEQRARLASPWDTPQVVEDLKAEARRQGLWNLFLPDAEHGAGLTNLQYAPLAEITGRSPQLAPTATNCAAPDTGNMEVLAQFADEAQRKQWLEPLLAGEIRSAFAMTEPEVASSDATNITTHIERDGDEYVVTGRKWYISGAMNPDCKIFIVMGKTDPDGEDIRRQQSMVLVPRDTPGVTVDRAMQVFGYEDHYHGGHAEVTFDHARVPVSNLIGEEGGGFAIAQARLGPGRIHHCMRLIGMAERAIELMCRRAVSREAFGKALAQQGVVHNWIADARVTVEQLRLLVLKTAWLMDTVGNRGAHTEIQAIKIATPRAVVGIIDRAIQLHGAGGVSQDFPLAELYAGARTLMIADGPDEVHQRSLARRELKKYR, via the coding sequence ATGGACTTCGCGTACGACGCACACACCGAGGAACTCCGCGCCCGGCTGCTCGCCTTCATGGACGAGTACGTCTACCCGGCCGAGCAGGTCGCCCACGAGCAGCGCGCCCGCCTCGCCTCCCCCTGGGACACCCCGCAGGTCGTGGAGGACCTCAAGGCCGAGGCCCGCCGCCAGGGCCTGTGGAACCTGTTCCTGCCCGACGCCGAGCACGGCGCCGGCCTCACCAACCTCCAGTACGCCCCGCTCGCCGAGATCACCGGCCGCAGCCCGCAGCTGGCGCCGACGGCGACGAACTGCGCGGCGCCGGACACCGGGAACATGGAGGTGCTGGCCCAGTTCGCCGACGAGGCGCAGCGGAAGCAGTGGCTGGAGCCCCTGCTCGCCGGGGAGATCCGGTCCGCGTTCGCGATGACGGAGCCGGAGGTGGCCTCCTCCGACGCCACGAACATCACCACGCACATCGAACGCGACGGCGACGAGTACGTCGTCACGGGCCGCAAGTGGTACATCTCCGGGGCGATGAACCCGGACTGCAAGATCTTCATCGTGATGGGCAAGACGGACCCCGACGGCGAGGACATCCGCCGCCAGCAGTCGATGGTGCTGGTCCCGCGCGACACGCCCGGGGTGACGGTCGACCGGGCCATGCAGGTGTTCGGCTACGAGGACCACTACCACGGCGGCCACGCCGAGGTGACCTTCGACCACGCGCGCGTGCCGGTGTCGAACCTGATCGGCGAGGAGGGCGGCGGGTTCGCCATCGCCCAGGCCCGGCTCGGTCCCGGCCGGATCCACCACTGCATGCGGCTGATCGGCATGGCCGAGCGGGCGATCGAGCTGATGTGCCGCCGCGCGGTGTCCCGCGAAGCCTTCGGCAAGGCGCTGGCCCAGCAGGGCGTGGTCCACAACTGGATCGCGGACGCCCGGGTCACCGTCGAGCAGCTGCGGCTGCTGGTGCTGAAGACGGCCTGGCTGATGGACACGGTCGGCAACCGGGGCGCGCACACCGAGATCCAGGCCATCAAGATCGCCACGCCCCGCGCCGTGGTCGGCATCATCGACCGGGCGATCCAGCTGCACGGCGCGGGCGGCGTGAGTCAGGACTTCCCGCTGGCCGAGCTGTACGCGGGCGCCCGGACGCTGATGATCGCCGACGGTCCCGACGAGGTGCACCAGCGCTCGCTGGCCCGCAGGGAGCTCAAGAAGTACCGGTGA
- a CDS encoding phosphotransferase family protein → MSPDHPPGLDLDRLRVLLDRERPGLVTGPLSGRLIEGGRSNLTYAVTDGTARWVVRRPPLGHVLATAHDMRREHRVISALHPTDVPVPRPVLLCEDEEVLGAPFYVMEFVDGTPYRTSEQLAPLGPERTRAAVLNLVDTLVGLHAVDPAEVGLADFGRPEGFLDRQLRRWAKQLDASRNRDLAGIDELHATLGRELPRSPAPTVVHGDYRLDNVLIGGEGDEIRAILDWEMSTLGDPLTDLGLLVMYSSPLGMPDSPVSTTAQAPGHPAPAELVERYAARSGRDVSTVAWYTAFAWFKLAVILEGIHYRYTLGQTVGRGFDRIGDLVPVFIEHGLTTLQKG, encoded by the coding sequence ATGAGCCCCGACCACCCGCCCGGACTCGATCTCGACCGCTTGCGCGTCCTGCTCGACCGCGAGCGGCCCGGCCTGGTGACCGGCCCGCTGTCCGGCCGGCTGATCGAGGGCGGACGGTCGAACCTCACCTACGCCGTCACCGACGGCACCGCCCGCTGGGTGGTGCGACGCCCCCCGCTCGGCCACGTCCTGGCCACCGCGCACGACATGCGGCGCGAGCACCGCGTCATCAGCGCCCTGCACCCGACCGACGTGCCCGTGCCGCGCCCGGTACTGCTGTGCGAGGACGAGGAGGTGCTGGGAGCACCCTTCTACGTGATGGAGTTCGTGGACGGCACCCCGTACCGCACCTCCGAGCAGCTCGCCCCCCTCGGCCCCGAGCGCACCCGCGCCGCCGTGCTGAACCTCGTCGACACGCTGGTCGGACTGCACGCGGTGGACCCCGCCGAGGTGGGCCTCGCGGACTTCGGCCGCCCCGAGGGCTTCCTGGACCGCCAGCTCCGCCGCTGGGCCAAGCAGCTCGACGCCTCCCGCAACCGCGACCTGGCCGGCATCGACGAGCTGCACGCCACGCTCGGCCGGGAACTGCCCCGCTCCCCCGCCCCGACCGTCGTCCACGGCGACTACCGCCTCGACAACGTCCTGATCGGCGGCGAGGGCGACGAGATCCGGGCGATCCTGGACTGGGAGATGTCCACTCTCGGCGACCCGCTGACCGACCTGGGCCTGCTGGTGATGTACAGCAGCCCGCTCGGCATGCCCGACTCCCCCGTCTCCACCACCGCCCAGGCCCCCGGCCACCCCGCTCCCGCCGAGCTGGTCGAGCGGTACGCCGCCCGCTCGGGACGCGACGTCTCCACGGTCGCCTGGTACACCGCGTTCGCGTGGTTCAAGCTCGCCGTGATCCTGGAGGGCATCCACTACCGCTACACGCTGGGCCAGACGGTCGGCCGCGGCTTCGACCGCATCGGCGACCTCGTCCCCGTCTTCATCGAGCACGGCCTGACCACCCTTCAGAAGGGCTGA
- a CDS encoding DUF202 domain-containing protein — protein MNGADAAPDAAPPDRDPGLQPERTRLAWRRTTLSGTVVAVLAAKAALHGGATPLSVLAVSLCCVLWLAFLLIAHGRIRTLASANRPPALPPPHAAAAALCTLALAVCGALLVL, from the coding sequence GTGAACGGGGCCGACGCGGCACCCGACGCGGCACCCCCGGACCGCGACCCCGGGCTCCAGCCCGAGCGCACCCGACTCGCCTGGCGCCGCACCACCCTGTCCGGCACGGTCGTCGCCGTGCTCGCCGCGAAGGCCGCGCTGCACGGCGGGGCCACACCCCTCTCGGTACTCGCCGTCTCCCTCTGCTGCGTCCTCTGGCTGGCCTTCCTCCTGATCGCCCACGGCCGCATCCGCACCCTCGCCTCGGCCAACAGACCCCCCGCCCTCCCCCCGCCGCACGCCGCCGCGGCGGCCCTGTGCACACTCGCCCTCGCCGTCTGCGGGGCGCTCCTCGTCCTGTGA